A genomic region of Exiguobacterium sp. Helios contains the following coding sequences:
- a CDS encoding GNAT family N-acetyltransferase — MTVIQVKTAEQQQAVRMIRERVFVEEQGVPRHLEYDTHDETAIHLLVLDEQNRPVATGRTRPYDEQRMKVERVATLAATRGKGYGGELMQAMERIARREGRTILTLGAQVQAMPFYQGLGYAIVSDEFDDAGIPHRTMEKKI, encoded by the coding sequence ATGACAGTGATTCAAGTGAAAACAGCCGAACAGCAACAAGCAGTCCGAATGATCCGGGAACGGGTTTTCGTCGAGGAACAAGGGGTTCCCCGCCATTTGGAATATGATACACACGATGAAACAGCGATTCATCTGCTCGTCCTCGATGAGCAGAATCGTCCTGTCGCAACGGGGCGGACGCGTCCGTATGATGAGCAACGGATGAAGGTCGAACGCGTCGCGACACTTGCGGCGACAAGAGGAAAAGGATACGGTGGCGAACTGATGCAGGCGATGGAACGGATTGCTCGCCGTGAAGGGCGGACGATTTTGACACTCGGTGCCCAGGTCCAGGCAATGCCGTTTTATCAAGGGCTTGGTTATGCAATTGTTTCCGATGAATTTGACGATGCCGGCATCCCGCACCGGACGATGGAGAAAAAAATTTAA
- a CDS encoding argininosuccinate synthase, producing MTKQKLILAYSGGLDTSVAIKWLSKDYDVVALCMDVGEGKDLSVIKEKALLVGAIESIVLDVKDEFANDFVLPALQYGAHYEGAYPLISALSRPLIAEKLVEVAHAHGATAVAHGCTGKGNDQVRFEVSVAALDPSLEVIAPVREWKWSREEEIAYAKENDVPIPINLDSPYSIDMNLWGRSNECGVLENPWTEPPQDAYALTVAPEDAPDQAEEVIIGFEAGVPVSINGTAYPLAKLITELNIIAGAHGVGRIDHVENRLVGIKSREVYECPGATVLLKAHAALETITLTKDVAHFKPILSKQYAETIYNGLFHAPLTKGLKAFLTATQQDVTGEVRVKLYKGNATVTGRQSAVSLYDEKLATYTKEDAFDHEAAKGFIKLHGLAIATHASVHRQEGVKK from the coding sequence ATGACAAAACAAAAATTGATTTTAGCGTATTCGGGTGGACTCGATACTTCAGTCGCCATCAAATGGTTGAGCAAGGATTATGACGTCGTCGCATTATGCATGGACGTCGGCGAAGGAAAAGATTTGTCAGTCATCAAAGAAAAAGCGTTACTTGTCGGAGCAATCGAATCCATCGTTCTTGATGTCAAAGACGAATTCGCAAATGACTTTGTTTTGCCGGCCCTTCAGTACGGTGCGCATTATGAAGGAGCCTATCCTCTGATTTCCGCCTTATCTCGTCCATTGATTGCTGAAAAACTGGTCGAAGTGGCTCATGCCCACGGTGCCACAGCAGTCGCCCACGGCTGTACCGGAAAAGGAAACGACCAAGTCCGGTTCGAAGTTTCGGTTGCAGCACTCGATCCGTCACTCGAAGTCATCGCGCCGGTTCGTGAATGGAAATGGTCACGTGAAGAAGAGATCGCTTATGCGAAAGAAAATGATGTGCCGATTCCAATCAATCTCGACAGTCCATATTCAATCGACATGAACTTATGGGGACGCAGTAATGAATGTGGCGTTCTTGAAAATCCATGGACAGAGCCACCGCAAGATGCCTATGCCCTGACAGTTGCACCGGAAGACGCGCCGGATCAAGCGGAAGAAGTCATCATCGGTTTTGAAGCAGGTGTCCCGGTTTCAATCAATGGTACAGCGTATCCGCTGGCAAAACTGATTACCGAACTGAATATTATCGCCGGTGCACATGGCGTCGGACGGATTGATCATGTCGAAAACCGTTTGGTCGGAATCAAGTCACGTGAAGTCTATGAGTGCCCGGGTGCAACGGTCTTACTGAAAGCACATGCAGCCCTTGAGACCATCACATTGACGAAAGATGTCGCACACTTTAAACCGATTCTCAGCAAACAATATGCAGAAACGATTTACAACGGATTGTTCCATGCTCCGCTGACGAAAGGGCTCAAGGCCTTCTTGACGGCAACGCAACAGGACGTGACCGGCGAAGTCCGTGTCAAACTCTATAAAGGGAATGCAACCGTTACAGGACGTCAGTCAGCCGTTTCATTGTACGACGAGAAACTCGCGACCTACACAAAAGAAGATGCCTTTGATCACGAAGCAGCGAAAGGATTCATTAAATTGCATGGTCTTGCGATTGCGACACATGCCAGTGTCCATCGTCAGGAAGGCGTGAAAAAATGA
- the argH gene encoding argininosuccinate lyase — translation MTKLWGGRFTESASAQAEAFGASISFDQKLAAVDLQGSLAHAQMLYEQGILEKTEWQQIEAGLKQLQTTLDQHVYTTVDEDIHMNLERLLTEQIGPVAGKLHTARSRNDQVATDLHLWMEQHVLELLTSIRNLQSVITEQAEQHVETVMPGYTHLQRAQPISLAHHLLAYFWMFERDADRLTDNLKRIRMSPLGAGALAGTTFPIDRFKSAELLGFEQVYPNSLDAVSDRDFVIEYLGIASTVMMHLSRFCEEIIIWASQEFSFIELSDAFSTGSSMMPQKKNPDFAELIRGKTGRVYGNLMGFLTTMKALPLAYNKDMQEDKEGVFDTADTVLQSVQIFTGMIESATFKTEALKKATMQDFSNATELADYLVTKGIPFREAHEIVGKAVLHCVQSGCFLKDLTLSTYQTFHPVIAEDVYPLLDPVQAVARRGSYGGTGFTAVREQLTLAKKYLEK, via the coding sequence ATGACGAAACTATGGGGCGGACGTTTTACGGAAAGTGCTTCCGCTCAAGCGGAAGCCTTCGGCGCATCGATTTCATTTGATCAGAAATTAGCCGCCGTTGATTTGCAAGGGAGTCTTGCGCATGCACAGATGTTGTATGAACAAGGGATTCTTGAGAAAACCGAGTGGCAACAAATCGAAGCCGGGCTGAAACAGTTACAAACGACACTCGATCAGCACGTCTACACGACGGTTGACGAAGATATCCACATGAATCTTGAACGGTTGCTGACGGAACAGATTGGTCCCGTTGCCGGGAAGCTGCACACGGCGCGCAGTCGAAACGATCAGGTCGCGACTGATTTGCATCTCTGGATGGAACAACATGTTCTCGAACTCCTGACCAGCATCCGTAATCTGCAATCCGTCATTACGGAACAAGCGGAGCAACATGTCGAGACGGTCATGCCGGGTTACACCCATCTGCAGCGGGCACAGCCGATTTCACTGGCACATCACTTGCTCGCTTACTTTTGGATGTTTGAACGGGATGCCGATCGGTTGACGGATAACTTAAAGCGGATCCGGATGTCGCCGCTCGGTGCAGGGGCACTGGCGGGAACGACTTTCCCGATTGACCGGTTCAAGTCAGCCGAGCTGCTTGGTTTTGAACAGGTCTATCCGAATAGTCTGGATGCGGTCTCGGACCGGGACTTCGTCATCGAGTATCTCGGTATCGCCTCAACAGTGATGATGCACTTGTCACGCTTTTGCGAAGAAATCATCATCTGGGCTTCACAGGAGTTTTCATTCATCGAATTATCCGACGCGTTTTCAACGGGATCGAGTATGATGCCACAGAAAAAAAATCCGGATTTCGCAGAACTGATTCGCGGTAAAACAGGACGTGTCTATGGTAACCTGATGGGCTTCCTGACGACGATGAAGGCTCTTCCGCTCGCTTACAATAAAGATATGCAAGAAGATAAAGAGGGTGTCTTTGATACCGCTGATACGGTGTTACAATCCGTTCAAATTTTTACAGGCATGATCGAATCCGCTACGTTTAAGACAGAAGCGCTCAAGAAGGCGACGATGCAAGACTTCTCGAATGCAACGGAACTGGCAGATTATCTGGTCACAAAAGGGATTCCGTTCCGGGAAGCGCATGAAATCGTTGGGAAAGCCGTCCTACATTGTGTGCAGAGCGGATGTTTCTTAAAAGATTTGACGCTGTCGACGTATCAGACGTTCCATCCGGTCATTGCGGAAGATGTATATCCGTTGCTCGATCCGGTTCAAGCCGTCGCACGACGGGGAAGTTACGGCGGGACCGGTTTTACAGCCGTCCGGGAACAACTCACATTAGCGAAGAAGTACCTTGAAAAATGA
- a CDS encoding aspartate kinase: protein MTTVLKFGGSSVATVEQIQSIANYLKNRTDQGEKLVVVVSAMGKMTDSLIAQAQAITDRPERRELDRLLAIGEEQTISLLSIALNSLGTKALSQTGAQAGISTMGLHTKSKIKQIDGELLRKKLETYDVIIVAGFQGVNELGDVTTLGRGGSDTTAVALAAVLDKRCEIYTDVDGVYTADPRIHAAAQPIPHISYDEMMEMSALGSKVMEMRSVELGKKYGVHIFVGKTLESKRGTWIMEATETMEQKAVTSVSVTKNVLTVSIKHVPQTNSAVADIFELLSGRHVNIDMISQTTFDSDIFLSFSCPLDEEEFLEEALQDIINRFPTVKVDRHNQHAKLSVVGIGMRDATGVASKLFAIFRAENITFYQVTTSEISISYTIAQADIERTVAAIAQAFDL, encoded by the coding sequence GTGACAACTGTACTTAAATTTGGTGGTAGTTCGGTTGCGACTGTCGAACAGATTCAGTCAATTGCGAATTATTTGAAGAATCGGACGGATCAAGGGGAGAAATTAGTCGTCGTCGTATCAGCGATGGGGAAAATGACGGATTCATTGATTGCCCAAGCACAAGCGATTACCGACCGGCCGGAACGGCGCGAACTGGATCGTCTGCTTGCAATCGGAGAAGAACAGACGATTTCGTTACTCAGCATCGCGCTGAATTCACTCGGGACAAAAGCCTTGTCGCAAACGGGAGCCCAAGCCGGCATCAGTACGATGGGGCTGCATACGAAAAGTAAAATCAAACAAATCGACGGTGAACTGCTCCGGAAAAAACTTGAAACCTACGATGTGATCATCGTCGCCGGTTTCCAAGGGGTCAATGAACTGGGGGATGTCACGACACTCGGACGCGGCGGATCAGATACGACAGCCGTTGCCTTAGCAGCCGTCCTTGATAAACGTTGTGAGATCTATACGGATGTTGACGGTGTCTATACGGCAGATCCACGGATTCATGCTGCAGCGCAGCCGATTCCGCACATTTCATACGATGAGATGATGGAAATGAGTGCTCTTGGCTCAAAAGTCATGGAGATGCGCAGTGTCGAACTCGGTAAAAAATACGGCGTCCACATCTTCGTCGGAAAAACACTAGAATCGAAAAGAGGGACTTGGATTATGGAGGCAACGGAAACGATGGAACAGAAAGCAGTAACGAGTGTCAGTGTGACGAAAAACGTCCTGACGGTATCAATCAAACACGTTCCACAGACGAATTCAGCGGTCGCGGATATCTTTGAACTGTTGTCAGGTCGCCACGTCAACATTGATATGATCAGTCAGACGACGTTTGACAGTGACATCTTCCTTTCCTTCTCTTGTCCGTTAGACGAAGAAGAGTTTTTGGAAGAGGCCTTGCAGGATATCATCAATCGTTTCCCGACCGTCAAAGTCGATCGTCATAACCAACATGCCAAATTATCGGTCGTCGGAATCGGCATGCGGGACGCAACCGGCGTCGCTTCGAAATTATTTGCGATTTTCCGGGCCGAAAACATCACGTTTTATCAGGTTACAACATCAGAGATCAGCATCTCATATACGATTGCCCAAGCTGACATCGAACGGACCGTCGCAGCAATTGCTCAAGCATTCGACCTGTAA
- a CDS encoding aspartate-semialdehyde dehydrogenase yields the protein MYHVAVIGATGAVGQKMLQVLAELDFPVRQISAYASARSAGKTVQFKGQDVTIQALSEQITEDGIDVALFAAGGTISEQYAPLLAAAGTLVVDNSSAFRMQADIPLVVPEVNPQAIGPNDRLIANPNCSTIQSVVALAPLQQFGLKRVNYTTYQAVSGSGQKGIEDLARGSRGEEPVNYPHPIHDNILPHIDVFLPDGYTKEEQKMIDETRKIFQLPELPVSATCVRVPVTNSHSVAINVTFEQETSVAAIRASLAEAPGVILVDDVSQNQYPMPLDASGTDDVYVGRIRQDKSLANTFHIWCVADNIRKGAASNAVQVARQALESSIHS from the coding sequence ATGTATCATGTCGCAGTCATTGGCGCAACCGGCGCCGTTGGTCAAAAAATGTTACAAGTCCTGGCGGAACTCGACTTTCCGGTTCGTCAGATTTCAGCGTACGCTTCAGCCCGTTCTGCCGGGAAAACCGTCCAGTTCAAAGGACAGGACGTCACGATTCAAGCATTATCGGAGCAGATTACGGAAGACGGCATCGATGTGGCGCTGTTTGCAGCAGGCGGCACCATCAGTGAGCAGTATGCACCGTTACTGGCTGCAGCAGGCACACTGGTCGTCGACAATTCAAGCGCCTTCCGGATGCAGGCCGATATCCCGCTTGTCGTACCGGAAGTGAATCCGCAAGCAATCGGACCAAATGACCGTTTGATTGCCAACCCGAACTGTTCGACGATTCAATCGGTCGTCGCCCTGGCGCCGCTTCAACAATTTGGTTTGAAACGTGTTAACTATACGACGTATCAAGCCGTGTCCGGTTCCGGTCAAAAAGGAATCGAGGATTTAGCCCGCGGCAGCCGCGGCGAAGAACCGGTCAATTATCCGCATCCGATTCACGATAACATTCTGCCGCATATCGATGTGTTCTTACCAGACGGTTACACGAAAGAAGAACAGAAAATGATTGACGAAACACGAAAAATCTTCCAGCTACCGGAGTTACCGGTCAGTGCGACATGTGTCCGGGTTCCGGTCACGAATTCGCATTCTGTCGCCATCAACGTGACATTCGAGCAGGAGACAAGCGTTGCCGCCATCCGTGCCTCATTAGCGGAAGCACCAGGCGTCATTCTCGTCGATGATGTCAGTCAAAACCAATATCCGATGCCGCTTGATGCAAGCGGAACAGATGACGTCTATGTCGGACGGATTCGTCAGGATAAAAGTCTTGCCAATACATTCCACATCTGGTGTGTCGCCGATAACATCCGTAAAGGGGCCGCTTCGAACGCTGTCCAGGTAGCGCGTCAAGCACTTGAAAGTTCAATCCATTCTTAA
- the dapA gene encoding 4-hydroxy-tetrahydrodipicolinate synthase yields the protein MFKGAGTALATPFTSTGELDLAVFEQLIEQQLAANIQALVVGGTTGEGSTLTNEEFETLLETAVRVTAGRVPVIAGTGTNNTAQTIEKTQTAARLGADAAMLVTPYYNKTSQAGLVAHFTAVADAVDLPIMLYNVPSRTGVAISIETAVTLAKHPNIQAFKEASGDVSFMGELMTALPADFAVFCGNDDQILPYMAWGAQGVISVLSNPYPAETQALAEALLANDYVTARRIQSDLMPVISALFSDVNPIPVKAALEEIGLAVGAPRLPLVRQSEAGHAHLLEMMRSYKGVVG from the coding sequence ATGTTTAAAGGAGCAGGAACAGCACTGGCTACACCATTTACATCAACCGGTGAGCTGGATTTAGCGGTATTTGAACAACTGATCGAACAACAACTCGCAGCGAATATTCAAGCGTTAGTCGTCGGAGGGACGACCGGAGAAGGGTCAACGTTGACGAATGAAGAGTTTGAAACATTACTGGAAACGGCAGTCCGTGTGACAGCCGGACGTGTACCGGTCATTGCCGGGACCGGAACGAACAATACGGCACAGACGATTGAAAAAACACAGACGGCAGCCCGACTTGGTGCTGATGCGGCAATGCTTGTCACACCTTACTACAATAAGACATCACAAGCAGGACTCGTCGCCCACTTCACGGCGGTTGCGGATGCAGTTGATTTGCCAATCATGCTCTACAATGTTCCGTCACGGACAGGGGTCGCGATTTCCATCGAAACAGCCGTCACACTTGCCAAACATCCGAACATCCAAGCGTTTAAAGAAGCAAGCGGTGACGTCAGTTTCATGGGCGAATTGATGACGGCCTTACCCGCTGACTTTGCGGTCTTCTGTGGCAACGATGATCAAATTCTTCCTTATATGGCATGGGGGGCACAAGGCGTGATTTCCGTCTTGTCGAATCCATACCCGGCAGAAACGCAGGCGCTTGCAGAAGCGTTACTGGCAAACGACTATGTTACGGCACGACGGATTCAAAGTGATTTGATGCCTGTCATCTCCGCGTTGTTCAGCGATGTCAATCCGATTCCCGTCAAAGCAGCGCTCGAAGAAATCGGACTGGCGGTCGGAGCACCGCGTCTGCCGCTCGTCCGTCAGTCGGAAGCGGGACATGCGCATCTGCTTGAGATGATGCGGAGTTACAAAGGAGTGGTTGGATGA
- the dapB gene encoding 4-hydroxy-tetrahydrodipicolinate reductase — protein sequence MKLAIHGYGATGHFVHELAPDDVVAVIDKTKTADQVPSYGTLAEMTESVDAIIDFSHPSLLPDLLAYGIKTKTPLVIATTGFSEAELQTIRDASTQIPIFQSYNMSFGIAMMQQLLKTLVPLAGAFDIELLEKHHNQKVDAPSGTAELLLRTIQDLRDVQPVYERESTREKREPNEIGMHSMRGGTIFGEHEVLFAGVDELIEIKHTALSKKVFASGAIKAAEALIQKSAGLYTLETLYTQEDSHVIN from the coding sequence ATGAAACTCGCCATTCACGGATACGGGGCAACCGGACATTTCGTCCACGAACTGGCACCGGATGATGTCGTCGCCGTCATCGATAAAACGAAAACGGCGGATCAGGTCCCGTCTTACGGTACGCTTGCCGAAATGACGGAGTCGGTCGATGCGATCATTGATTTTTCGCATCCGAGTCTTTTGCCGGACTTGCTTGCTTATGGGATTAAAACGAAGACACCACTCGTCATTGCGACGACGGGTTTCTCGGAAGCGGAACTGCAGACGATTCGCGATGCTTCGACACAAATTCCGATTTTCCAATCGTATAACATGTCGTTTGGAATCGCGATGATGCAACAGCTGTTAAAAACACTCGTTCCGCTCGCCGGAGCATTCGACATCGAACTGCTTGAGAAACACCACAATCAAAAAGTCGATGCACCGAGCGGGACGGCGGAGCTGTTGCTCCGGACCATCCAGGATTTACGAGATGTCCAACCGGTCTACGAACGGGAGTCGACGCGTGAGAAGCGGGAGCCAAACGAAATCGGAATGCACTCGATGCGTGGGGGAACGATTTTCGGCGAACATGAAGTATTGTTTGCGGGCGTCGATGAATTGATTGAAATCAAACACACGGCGTTATCAAAAAAAGTATTCGCTTCAGGTGCCATCAAAGCGGCGGAAGCGCTCATTCAAAAATCAGCGGGACTCTATACACTGGAGACGCTTTACACACAGGAGGATTCACATGTTATTAACTGA
- the dapD gene encoding 2,3,4,5-tetrahydropyridine-2,6-dicarboxylate N-acetyltransferase, with the protein MLLTDAYEIAKFIKDAKKKTPVKLYVNGDLAGLTIEGATAFGTDQSKIFFADAGLASTFLEEYADRITEVHVEYDRRNSAVPMLDTRHLNARIEPGSWIRDHVVIGDNAVIMMGAIINIGASIGDGTMIDMNAVVGARGTIGKNVHVGAGAVVAGVLEPPSKTPVIIEDGVLIGANAVILEGVRVGKDAVVAAGSVVTEDVPAGSVVAGTPARVIKQKDAKTAEKTQLVDDLRSL; encoded by the coding sequence ATGTTATTAACTGATGCTTATGAAATTGCAAAATTCATTAAAGATGCTAAAAAAAAAACACCGGTTAAACTGTACGTCAATGGTGACTTGGCAGGACTGACGATTGAAGGAGCGACGGCATTCGGAACGGATCAATCAAAAATTTTCTTCGCTGATGCAGGACTTGCTTCAACTTTCTTAGAAGAATATGCAGACCGGATTACTGAAGTGCATGTCGAATATGACCGCCGCAACAGTGCCGTGCCGATGCTTGATACACGTCATTTGAATGCCCGGATCGAACCGGGTTCATGGATTCGCGATCATGTCGTCATCGGCGATAACGCGGTCATCATGATGGGCGCAATCATTAATATCGGTGCATCAATCGGAGATGGTACAATGATTGATATGAACGCTGTTGTCGGAGCACGTGGCACAATCGGCAAAAACGTTCATGTCGGCGCCGGTGCCGTGGTCGCAGGGGTTCTTGAACCACCTTCAAAAACACCGGTCATCATTGAAGATGGTGTCTTAATCGGAGCGAATGCCGTCATCCTAGAAGGTGTTCGTGTCGGAAAAGATGCGGTCGTCGCAGCAGGCAGTGTCGTCACAGAAGACGTTCCTGCAGGCAGCGTAGTGGCTGGTACGCCAGCACGTGTCATCAAACAGAAAGATGCAAAAACAGCAGAGAAGACGCAACTGGTGGATGATTTACGTTCACTCTGA
- a CDS encoding branched-chain amino acid transaminase — protein MAVDTQYGEAIWLDGVFHDPKEANTSVMSHAIHYGSGFFEGIRAYATPDGPAIFQLTEHIERLFRSCAFYHVTIPYTVEELVQATIDLVAKNGFESCYIRPFVFLGTPWQALMAKDTTVHVGISCWELGEYFDKGAGIRAKVASYRRVSSTMMPMQAKAAANYMNSQLLKGEALRDGFDEAIALDMNGNVSEASVANLFMLKNGTIYTPSLDCSVLDGITRQVIMRLAQDQGYPVVERHIGRDELYVADEIFLTGTAAEITSVGEIDHIVINGGTRAVADELLDLYRQAVSGQLPQYASWLTYVTPAIAE, from the coding sequence ATGGCAGTGGATACACAGTATGGAGAAGCAATTTGGTTAGACGGGGTTTTTCATGATCCAAAAGAGGCAAATACGAGCGTCATGTCCCATGCGATTCATTACGGAAGCGGATTTTTTGAAGGCATCCGTGCGTATGCGACACCGGATGGTCCGGCGATTTTCCAATTGACGGAACACATTGAACGTCTGTTCCGCAGTTGCGCGTTCTATCACGTGACGATTCCTTATACAGTGGAAGAACTTGTTCAAGCGACGATTGATCTGGTCGCCAAAAACGGCTTTGAGTCTTGTTACATCCGCCCGTTTGTTTTCCTCGGTACACCGTGGCAGGCATTGATGGCAAAAGATACGACGGTACACGTCGGGATTTCTTGTTGGGAACTTGGTGAATACTTCGACAAAGGTGCCGGTATCCGGGCAAAAGTTGCTTCGTATCGCCGCGTTTCGTCGACAATGATGCCGATGCAGGCAAAAGCTGCCGCCAACTACATGAACTCGCAACTCTTAAAAGGAGAAGCACTTCGCGACGGATTTGACGAGGCGATTGCTCTTGATATGAACGGAAACGTCAGCGAAGCGAGTGTTGCCAACTTGTTCATGTTGAAAAACGGGACAATCTACACGCCTTCACTCGATTGTTCAGTATTAGACGGAATCACACGCCAAGTCATCATGCGTTTGGCACAGGATCAAGGCTATCCGGTCGTCGAGCGTCATATCGGCCGTGATGAGTTATACGTTGCAGACGAAATCTTCTTAACAGGTACGGCTGCAGAAATCACAAGTGTCGGTGAAATTGATCATATCGTCATCAACGGCGGAACACGGGCTGTCGCAGATGAGTTACTTGATCTTTACCGTCAAGCAGTTTCGGGTCAACTGCCACAATATGCATCGTGGTTGACTTACGTGACACCAGCCATCGCAGAATAA
- the alr gene encoding alanine racemase translates to MSSRTIVTIDREAVRHNVASVFARSNKQIFAVVKNNAYNLGMIEMVATLMEAGVRHFAVAEVYEAIEIKTNFPDSYVLAMNPASHFKEVRLHGVALGIPSLDWLQRHQADLSGIELHLKINVGMNRFGVSSLEEALAVLETVQEQELILTGLYTHFPLADEPGADHDGQVERFLKIGNPLQEKHTFTYIHAENSATIVKHDPRLACCNYVRPGIFLFGYSPIEKMDWLVPSLRMTTEVVEIRQVEAGEHVGYGTSYTAPTAIRVAVLPVGYGDGVVRGRSSLPVIINGKRYPIISKLFMSHTFIAVDSTVEIGDKVVLYGDGIEIDDITRTGTANNSEQMCARSWRLTHRYL, encoded by the coding sequence ATGAGTTCACGAACTATTGTTACCATCGATCGGGAAGCGGTGCGGCATAATGTCGCATCGGTTTTCGCCCGGTCCAATAAGCAGATTTTTGCCGTCGTCAAAAACAATGCTTACAACTTAGGAATGATTGAAATGGTTGCCACATTGATGGAAGCCGGTGTCCGGCATTTCGCAGTGGCAGAAGTCTACGAAGCAATTGAAATCAAAACGAATTTTCCAGACAGTTATGTCCTGGCGATGAATCCGGCATCGCACTTCAAAGAAGTCCGATTGCACGGAGTAGCGCTCGGAATTCCTTCGCTCGACTGGCTGCAACGCCATCAGGCGGATTTATCGGGAATTGAACTTCATCTAAAAATAAATGTCGGGATGAACCGTTTTGGTGTCAGTTCGCTTGAGGAAGCGCTAGCAGTTCTTGAAACCGTACAGGAACAGGAACTGATATTGACGGGTCTCTATACGCATTTCCCGCTAGCCGATGAGCCGGGAGCCGATCATGACGGTCAAGTCGAACGATTCCTCAAAATCGGGAATCCGTTACAGGAGAAACACACATTCACGTACATTCATGCCGAAAACAGCGCGACGATCGTCAAACATGATCCGCGGCTGGCCTGCTGTAATTATGTCCGGCCCGGCATCTTCCTGTTCGGTTACTCACCGATTGAAAAAATGGACTGGCTCGTGCCCTCGCTTCGGATGACGACGGAAGTCGTTGAGATTCGTCAAGTGGAAGCAGGCGAACACGTCGGCTACGGTACGTCGTATACGGCACCGACAGCGATTCGTGTCGCCGTTCTGCCGGTCGGCTACGGGGACGGGGTCGTTCGCGGACGATCTTCACTGCCCGTCATCATCAACGGGAAACGTTATCCGATCATCAGTAAGTTATTCATGAGTCATACGTTCATTGCCGTGGATTCGACGGTTGAAATCGGAGATAAAGTGGTGTTATATGGCGATGGTATTGAAATCGATGATATCACCCGGACCGGGACAGCTAATAATTCGGAGCAGATGTGTGCCCGTTCGTGGCGTTTGACACATCGTTATTTATAA